A region of Sphingomonas sp. DNA encodes the following proteins:
- a CDS encoding TIR domain-containing protein: MSGHVFVSHGSEDSQDAESLAGFIEAKGVRAWIAPRDVRPGQDYSEQLQEAIESCAAFVVLITDKANKSPYVRAETEMAFSTGKPIFPLRTSDIQPAPGLAFFLKIRHWTDAFGPGRDASLARLARELQAVTGAPVDPPVTAPPVTAPPVAASPPAPPSPQHHVPPAPAADESLLLAAIGPNSAYYLERWRQMDERGASASWNWPACLVNLFWFAYRKMWAPMIGLLFVFLVLSAIGAASPAAGNITFLITIGISFVTGAYGNLLYRKQTHRLIAETAALAGPARAEALQARGGTSRVALYILLGIAGLLVLLAAIGAANQAQREQTGGVGADSGAQPAYVPPDGQAAPAGEKPPLTDQEMRETQGHY, encoded by the coding sequence ATGAGCGGCCACGTCTTCGTCAGCCATGGATCGGAGGACAGCCAGGACGCCGAATCGCTGGCCGGCTTCATCGAAGCGAAGGGCGTGCGTGCCTGGATCGCGCCGCGCGACGTGCGGCCCGGACAGGATTATTCCGAACAGCTCCAGGAGGCGATCGAAAGCTGCGCCGCCTTCGTCGTGCTGATTACCGACAAGGCCAACAAATCGCCTTATGTGCGCGCCGAGACCGAAATGGCGTTCAGCACCGGCAAGCCGATCTTCCCGCTCCGTACCTCCGACATTCAGCCCGCGCCCGGCCTCGCCTTCTTCCTCAAGATCCGCCACTGGACCGACGCCTTCGGCCCCGGCCGCGACGCGAGCCTGGCGCGTCTGGCGCGCGAGCTTCAGGCGGTGACCGGCGCGCCGGTCGATCCGCCGGTCACCGCGCCGCCGGTTACCGCGCCACCCGTCGCGGCGTCCCCGCCCGCGCCGCCGTCCCCGCAACATCATGTGCCGCCCGCGCCGGCGGCAGACGAATCGCTGCTGCTGGCGGCGATCGGCCCCAATTCGGCTTATTATCTGGAGCGCTGGCGCCAGATGGACGAGCGCGGCGCATCGGCGAGCTGGAACTGGCCAGCCTGCCTCGTCAACCTGTTCTGGTTCGCCTATCGCAAGATGTGGGCGCCGATGATCGGCCTCCTCTTCGTTTTCCTGGTGCTGAGCGCGATCGGCGCGGCCAGCCCGGCCGCCGGCAACATCACATTCCTGATCACGATCGGCATTTCCTTCGTCACCGGCGCCTATGGCAACCTGCTCTATCGCAAGCAGACGCATCGCCTGATCGCCGAGACCGCCGCGCTGGCTGGCCCGGCGCGAGCCGAGGCGCTGCAGGCACGCGGCGGCACCTCCCGGGTCGCGCTTTACATTCTCCTGGGTATCGCCGGATTGCTGGTGCTGCTCGCGGCCATCGGCGCGGCGAACCAGGCGCAGCGCGAACAGACCGGCGGAGTCGGTGCCGACAGCGGCGCCCAGCCGGCCTATGTCCCGCCGGACGGACAGGCCGCGCCGGCCGGCGAGAAGCCGCCGTTGACCGACCAGGAAATGCGCGAGACGCAGGGCCATTATTGA
- a CDS encoding FAD-dependent oxidoreductase, translating into MRHVAIIGSGPAGYYSAEALQKQFGDEARVDIIDRMPVPYGLIRFGVAPDHQSIKGVYKRYEKVALSDTVRFVGNVLVGRDVTIPDLLGLYDAVILATGAPNDRPLELPGGELPGVIGSAAFVGWYNGHPEFADLDPPLDVGAAAVIGNGNVALDVARILAKTPAEFAGSDIVAHAFAALGNAAIRDIYVLGRRGPHQIAMTPKELGELGHLEDAAPKVDLVDFPPELDDALLEPGQRKSVTHLRDFASLPGGKAKTVHFDFFAMPVAVEGDGRVERVIVEKTRLDERGGAVGTGETYAIPCGMVVTCIGYRTPPIEGVPYEPDRGRFANSEGVIGGGLYCVGWARRGPTGTIGTNRPDGYEVAEKIAADLAARGGGKEGRPGLDRLLDSRGVDVVTFRDWLKIEEAEAGRAREGSPREKFIAIADMLGALGR; encoded by the coding sequence ATGCGTCATGTCGCGATAATCGGATCGGGCCCGGCCGGCTATTACAGCGCCGAAGCCCTGCAGAAGCAGTTCGGCGACGAGGCGCGCGTCGATATCATCGATCGGATGCCGGTCCCCTATGGCCTGATCCGCTTCGGCGTCGCACCGGACCATCAATCGATCAAGGGCGTCTACAAGCGCTATGAGAAGGTCGCGCTCAGCGACACGGTTCGCTTCGTCGGCAACGTACTGGTCGGCCGCGACGTGACGATCCCGGATCTGCTCGGTCTTTACGACGCCGTCATCCTCGCCACCGGCGCGCCCAACGACCGGCCGCTGGAACTGCCGGGGGGGGAGCTGCCCGGCGTGATCGGCTCGGCGGCCTTCGTCGGCTGGTATAACGGTCATCCCGAATTCGCCGATCTCGATCCGCCGCTCGACGTCGGTGCCGCCGCGGTGATCGGCAACGGCAATGTCGCGCTCGATGTCGCCCGCATCCTCGCCAAGACGCCCGCCGAATTCGCCGGATCGGACATCGTCGCCCACGCCTTCGCGGCGCTCGGCAATGCGGCGATCCGCGACATATATGTGCTCGGCCGGCGCGGGCCGCACCAGATCGCGATGACGCCCAAGGAGCTGGGCGAGCTCGGCCATCTCGAGGATGCGGCACCCAAGGTGGACCTCGTCGATTTCCCGCCCGAACTGGACGACGCCCTGCTCGAGCCGGGCCAGCGCAAGTCGGTCACGCATCTGCGCGACTTCGCCAGCCTGCCCGGCGGCAAGGCGAAGACGGTCCATTTCGATTTCTTCGCCATGCCGGTCGCCGTCGAGGGCGACGGCCGCGTCGAGCGCGTCATCGTCGAGAAGACCCGCCTCGACGAGCGCGGGGGAGCGGTCGGCACCGGCGAAACCTATGCAATTCCCTGCGGCATGGTGGTGACCTGCATCGGCTATCGCACCCCGCCGATCGAAGGCGTGCCCTATGAGCCGGACCGAGGCCGCTTCGCCAACAGCGAGGGCGTGATCGGCGGCGGGCTCTATTGCGTCGGCTGGGCACGGCGCGGGCCGACCGGGACGATCGGGACGAACCGCCCCGACGGCTATGAAGTGGCGGAGAAGATCGCCGCCGACCTCGCCGCGCGCGGCGGCGGCAAGGAGGGCCGTCCGGGCCTCGATCGTCTACTCGATTCGCGCGGCGTCGATGTCGTCACATTCCGCGACTGGCTGAAGATCGAGGAGGCCGAAGCGGGTCGGGCACGCGAAGGCAGCCCGCGCGAGAAGTTCATCGCCATTGCCGATATGTTGGGCGCGCTCGGGCGATGA
- a CDS encoding polyhydroxyalkanoic acid system family protein, with translation MSNTPISIDLPHQLGAEEARRRIDSRIGSLKDHIPAAADVRAAWSGDRLGLTVAALGQEVNASLDVHETFVRVEVLLPPALGFFRGVVETGLRRGGGALLEDRTRRDG, from the coding sequence ATGAGCAATACACCAATATCCATCGACTTGCCGCACCAGCTCGGCGCCGAGGAGGCGCGGCGGCGGATCGACAGCCGCATCGGCAGCCTCAAGGACCACATCCCGGCCGCCGCGGATGTTCGCGCGGCCTGGTCCGGCGACCGGTTGGGCCTGACCGTCGCGGCGCTCGGCCAGGAGGTCAATGCCTCGCTCGACGTGCACGAGACGTTCGTGCGTGTCGAAGTGCTGTTGCCACCGGCGCTGGGCTTCTTTCGCGGCGTCGTCGAAACCGGCCTGCGCCGGGGCGGCGGCGCGCTGCTCGAGGATCGGACGCGGCGGGACGGCTGA
- a CDS encoding pilus assembly protein yields MRRAARRLIRLRVCTSGLALTEFAFSLPILLGLGLLGLESANFAMAHLRVSNIAMMTADNAARVRESIDEADVIELLLGAKMSGSGIQFGQNGRIILSSLEINPGGTGQWIRWQRCDGLRSTASRYGGEGTGQNNASLQSVGPPTNPIAAQPGTAVMMVEVVYNYQPIIPNSFLEGRQIRYESAFNVRQRNDQAMKNVGNIPAGQRRTCNLFQA; encoded by the coding sequence ATGCGCCGTGCCGCGCGGCGACTGATTCGCCTGCGCGTCTGCACCAGCGGTCTCGCGCTCACCGAATTCGCTTTCTCGCTGCCGATCCTGCTGGGGCTCGGCCTGCTCGGCCTGGAATCGGCCAATTTCGCGATGGCCCATCTGCGCGTCAGCAATATCGCGATGATGACCGCCGACAATGCCGCGCGTGTGCGCGAGAGCATCGACGAGGCGGACGTCATCGAATTGCTACTCGGCGCAAAGATGAGTGGATCGGGGATTCAATTCGGCCAGAACGGGCGGATCATCCTGTCGAGCCTCGAGATCAATCCGGGCGGCACGGGGCAGTGGATCCGCTGGCAAAGGTGCGACGGGCTGCGGAGCACCGCGTCGCGCTACGGCGGCGAAGGGACCGGGCAAAACAATGCCTCCCTTCAAAGCGTCGGACCACCGACCAACCCGATCGCCGCCCAACCCGGCACTGCGGTGATGATGGTGGAGGTCGTCTACAATTATCAGCCGATCATTCCCAATTCGTTCCTGGAAGGTCGCCAGATCCGTTACGAAAGCGCCTTCAACGTGCGCCAGCGCAATGACCAGGCGATGAAGAATGTCGGCAACATTCCCGCCGGACAGCGCCGTACCTGCAATCTTTTCCAAGCCTGA
- a CDS encoding pilus assembly protein produces the protein MKRATLLRLGGDARGVTIVEFAAVLPVLCILLMGLFDMGYRSYAQSVVQGALHEAARMATVGGFTNEEIDARVRQRLSAFMHSAELETRTQSYFDFIGVRQPERIVQDTAPLGQYNPGDCYEDANGNGQYDLDRGRDGTGNAEDVVRYEVTLSYPRMFPVGKLLGWTDDVTIVSNTMLRNQPFAARPTGVVVRC, from the coding sequence ATGAAGAGGGCCACGCTCCTGCGCCTGGGCGGGGACGCGCGCGGCGTCACCATCGTCGAGTTCGCGGCGGTACTGCCCGTGCTGTGCATCCTTCTGATGGGCCTGTTCGACATGGGCTATCGCTCTTACGCGCAATCGGTCGTCCAGGGCGCGCTGCACGAAGCGGCGCGCATGGCCACGGTCGGCGGCTTCACCAACGAAGAGATCGACGCCCGCGTCCGCCAGCGCCTCAGCGCCTTCATGCACAGCGCCGAGCTGGAAACTCGCACGCAGAGCTATTTCGATTTCATCGGCGTACGCCAACCCGAGCGTATCGTGCAGGACACCGCGCCGCTAGGCCAATACAATCCCGGCGACTGCTACGAGGACGCCAACGGCAACGGCCAATACGATCTCGATCGCGGGCGCGACGGTACCGGCAATGCCGAAGATGTCGTGCGCTATGAAGTCACGCTCAGCTATCCGCGCATGTTCCCGGTCGGCAAATTGCTCGGCTGGACCGACGACGTGACGATCGTCTCCAACACGATGCTGCGCAACCAGCCCTTCGCGGCGCGGCCGACCGGGGTGGTGGTTCGATGCTGA
- a CDS encoding TadE/TadG family protein translates to MQAQDRRTDGFLTRLKRDTRGNTLAIVGAALVPLAAMIGSGLDMSRAYMAKTRLQSACDAASLAARRVMTDDQMTDAVRAEAARFFTFNFPQGLYNSEAYELTVTRPQAGSVAITTSTRIPTTIMSMFGIGSLPLNVSCEASLNFVNTDVMLVLDVTGSMGNNLSGTQKIVSLRDAVMALYDELAPVQQQLESNGLRLRYGVVPYSTTVHVGPALLEVGAAYLSDSVAYQSRRALYDTPRYVAGTPTVTSTEYEYYNGSSGAGSPTPTTFTRTSSQCNSWGNSSAVNGGGPAPTPTTRTTYNNNVANDWGWPGAHATTTSNRSCRRTRTVSTTEYTTRFAFTRWYYEEGVEFDTSTFKSQSAVRVLANTGGTVETAGRYTIQQLEGLVEHVTTTPSTTAPTYTTMTWNGCIEERATVSSINSSSGFNLPEAAYDLNINLIPNDANTRWRPQWPAIVYSRTTGTTETTSGSSMSSAPCPAQVERLQAWNRTEMQNYIDSLLPVGNTYHDIGMIWGARLISNTGPFGDSPDTFNGMPVNRHIIFMTDGQMEPSASVYSAYGIENLDQRITGTTGTGNLTNNHLQRFRMICNAAKGMNVSVWVIAFGTSLSNDMRNCASNASQASTSGNRDQLIARFRQIGNQIGALRLTQ, encoded by the coding sequence ATGCAAGCTCAGGATCGCCGCACGGACGGCTTTCTGACCCGCCTGAAGCGCGACACGCGCGGCAACACGCTCGCCATCGTTGGTGCGGCACTGGTGCCGCTGGCCGCGATGATCGGCTCCGGCCTGGACATGAGCCGCGCCTACATGGCCAAGACGCGCCTGCAGAGCGCCTGCGACGCCGCCTCGCTCGCCGCCCGGCGCGTGATGACCGACGACCAGATGACCGACGCGGTCCGCGCCGAAGCCGCCCGCTTCTTCACCTTCAATTTTCCCCAGGGCCTCTACAACAGCGAGGCTTATGAGCTGACCGTCACGCGGCCGCAGGCCGGTTCTGTGGCGATCACCACGAGCACGCGTATTCCGACGACGATCATGTCGATGTTCGGCATCGGTTCGCTGCCGCTCAACGTCAGCTGCGAAGCCTCGCTCAATTTCGTCAACACGGACGTGATGCTGGTGCTCGACGTCACCGGCTCGATGGGCAACAACCTGTCCGGGACGCAAAAGATCGTGTCGCTGCGCGATGCTGTGATGGCGCTCTACGACGAGCTGGCGCCGGTCCAGCAGCAGCTCGAATCGAACGGCCTAAGGCTGCGCTACGGCGTGGTGCCTTATTCCACGACCGTTCATGTCGGCCCAGCCCTTCTCGAGGTCGGTGCCGCCTATTTGAGCGACAGCGTGGCTTATCAGTCCCGTCGCGCGCTCTACGACACACCTCGCTATGTGGCGGGCACGCCGACGGTCACGTCGACGGAATATGAATATTATAACGGCAGCTCAGGCGCTGGCTCGCCCACGCCCACCACGTTCACACGCACATCGAGCCAGTGCAACAGCTGGGGCAATTCGTCGGCGGTCAATGGCGGCGGGCCGGCTCCGACGCCAACCACGCGGACCACCTACAACAACAATGTGGCCAATGACTGGGGCTGGCCCGGCGCACATGCGACAACCACCAGCAACCGCAGCTGCCGCCGCACGCGCACCGTCTCGACGACGGAGTACACGACGCGCTTCGCCTTCACACGGTGGTATTATGAGGAAGGCGTCGAATTCGACACGAGCACCTTCAAGTCGCAAAGCGCGGTGAGAGTGCTCGCCAACACCGGAGGTACGGTCGAAACGGCCGGTCGTTACACCATCCAGCAGCTGGAAGGCTTGGTCGAGCATGTCACCACGACCCCGAGCACGACCGCGCCAACCTACACCACGATGACATGGAACGGCTGCATCGAGGAGCGTGCCACCGTCTCGTCGATCAACAGTTCGAGCGGCTTCAACCTTCCCGAGGCCGCCTACGATCTCAACATCAATCTCATCCCGAACGACGCCAACACGCGCTGGCGCCCGCAATGGCCGGCGATCGTCTATTCCCGCACGACCGGAACCACCGAGACGACGAGCGGCTCCTCGATGTCGAGCGCGCCCTGTCCCGCTCAGGTAGAGCGCTTGCAGGCGTGGAATCGCACGGAGATGCAGAACTATATCGACAGCCTTCTCCCGGTCGGCAACACCTATCATGACATCGGCATGATCTGGGGGGCGCGGCTGATCTCCAACACTGGACCGTTCGGCGACAGCCCCGATACGTTCAACGGCATGCCGGTCAATCGGCATATCATCTTCATGACCGACGGACAGATGGAGCCGAGCGCCAGCGTTTATTCGGCCTACGGGATCGAGAATCTCGACCAAAGGATCACCGGCACCACCGGCACCGGCAACCTCACCAACAATCATCTCCAGCGCTTCCGGATGATCTGCAACGCGGCGAAGGGGATGAACGTATCGGTCTGGGTGATCGCCTTCGGCACTTCGCTCAGCAACGACATGCGCAACTGTGCGAGCAACGCCAGCCAGGCCTCAACCTCCGGTAACCGAGACCAGCTCATCGCCCGCTTCCGCCAGATCGGTAACCAGATCGGCGCCTTGAGGCTGACGCAATGA
- a CDS encoding MliC family protein, with protein sequence MTKCRMLTVALAVPLILVACGDMGQDLARERAANEAAAAANAAQPPGTVVVDVSYTCQPAMTLAVRYDNSDPAASTAQVTLDGAQYQMAQVQAADGAKYMSGTGRAEGRTLAWWNRGNEGTLLEGSASDPTVPETEVATCTEAAAPAAE encoded by the coding sequence ATGACCAAATGCCGGATGCTGACCGTCGCGCTCGCGGTGCCGCTGATCCTGGTCGCCTGCGGCGACATGGGCCAGGATCTCGCCCGCGAACGCGCCGCCAACGAAGCCGCCGCCGCTGCCAATGCGGCGCAGCCGCCGGGCACGGTGGTGGTCGACGTCTCCTACACCTGCCAGCCGGCGATGACGCTGGCGGTGCGCTACGACAACAGCGATCCCGCCGCCTCGACCGCCCAGGTCACGCTCGACGGCGCGCAATATCAGATGGCGCAGGTTCAGGCCGCCGACGGGGCGAAATACATGTCCGGCACGGGGCGCGCCGAAGGCCGCACTTTGGCCTGGTGGAACCGGGGCAATGAAGGGACGCTGCTGGAAGGCAGCGCGTCCGATCCGACGGTGCCGGAAACCGAGGTCGCGACCTGTACGGAAGCCGCCGCGCCCGCCGCCGAATAG
- a CDS encoding TonB-dependent receptor, with protein sequence MIKGWGSSRALLLCASATLGLLVPATVAWAQAGNPPPPPSPPPAPNPAPAPSPPPEAQAEAEPEPQPGQDDIVVTAPTQQSSIDRQTYIVRDTAEARSATTTDILARIPSVEVQADGALRLIGAGNATVLIDGRRVADPQTALRNMTGNQIERIEVLTNPGAQFPAQGTGGIVNIVTRRNTQNGLGGSATASGGSYGSYDVRVSPTYGAGNWTFTGNAGHGSGENRTRFERERVSLQPGGPVPLSTEEGRQIDEFRYYYGNASASYRPSDRQTFTLAGTLAHTDFTQERPSVLTAASVPGGSADLLSTNDADFNYRDLALDYRGTTSRQGEMLTASVKWARFSGAFDRLFSTDPAGGPETRFQQRQTLSDENWTAKADYVRPFGGARRLSLGAQLVTTSNRLAQTATGTLPSGAPFAAASLVEGSWFEYAGYVTYQFALAGFTVMPGVRVEGREYDLGGTTGVPDLKTTRLFPSLHMERQLAPWLTGTASYSRRITYPPIQLLNPALNFNDATTAQAGNPLLQPQLTDSYEIRLRGAVVRHNLELTAFRRTTGDIWSFRGEVDPDGVLVTRPFNFGSQALTGAEISARGPIVAGLRYVLTANLSDQSLDPDAGGPLPSRHSATWSGTGQLEYRDGQDGRRGADRVNLTLRYFGPADTGFTRNSAIALATFTWSHAFTDRLSGVLTVANLRLSEGRETTTTGITSQSRDLFAPASPQRVTLSLTWSFRPPGQGPRVQQQPQQAGPPIPVPQ encoded by the coding sequence GTGATCAAGGGGTGGGGAAGCAGCCGCGCGCTGCTATTGTGTGCAAGCGCGACGCTTGGCCTGCTGGTGCCGGCGACGGTTGCATGGGCGCAGGCGGGCAATCCGCCGCCGCCGCCCAGTCCGCCGCCCGCGCCCAATCCCGCGCCCGCGCCGAGCCCGCCCCCCGAGGCCCAAGCGGAAGCCGAGCCCGAACCGCAGCCCGGCCAGGACGACATCGTGGTGACCGCGCCCACCCAGCAGAGCTCGATCGACCGGCAGACCTATATCGTCCGCGACACCGCGGAGGCGCGGAGCGCGACGACGACCGACATCCTCGCGCGGATTCCTTCCGTCGAAGTGCAGGCGGACGGCGCGCTCCGGCTGATCGGCGCCGGCAATGCGACGGTGCTGATCGACGGCCGGCGCGTCGCCGATCCCCAGACGGCCCTGCGCAACATGACCGGCAACCAGATCGAGCGGATCGAGGTACTGACCAACCCCGGCGCGCAATTTCCGGCGCAGGGCACGGGCGGCATCGTTAACATCGTCACCCGGCGCAACACGCAGAACGGCCTCGGCGGCTCGGCGACGGCCAGCGGCGGTTCCTATGGGAGCTATGACGTCAGGGTCTCGCCGACCTATGGCGCCGGCAACTGGACCTTCACCGGCAATGCCGGCCACGGCAGCGGCGAAAATCGCACCCGCTTCGAGCGCGAGCGCGTCTCGCTGCAGCCGGGCGGCCCGGTCCCGCTGTCGACCGAGGAGGGGCGGCAGATCGACGAGTTCCGCTATTATTACGGCAACGCCTCGGCCAGCTACCGGCCGAGCGACCGCCAGACCTTCACCCTCGCCGGCACCCTCGCCCATACCGACTTCACCCAGGAGCGGCCCTCCGTGCTGACCGCTGCTTCGGTCCCCGGCGGCAGCGCCGACCTGCTCTCGACCAACGACGCGGACTTCAACTATCGCGACCTCGCGCTCGACTATCGCGGCACCACGTCCCGGCAGGGCGAGATGCTGACCGCGTCGGTGAAATGGGCGCGGTTCAGCGGCGCGTTCGACAGGCTGTTCTCGACCGATCCCGCCGGCGGCCCGGAGACCCGCTTCCAGCAGCGGCAGACCCTGTCCGACGAGAACTGGACGGCGAAGGCCGATTATGTACGGCCCTTCGGCGGTGCCCGGCGGCTCTCCCTCGGCGCCCAGCTCGTCACCACCAGCAACCGGCTGGCCCAGACCGCGACCGGCACCCTGCCGTCCGGCGCGCCCTTCGCCGCCGCCTCCCTGGTCGAGGGCAGCTGGTTCGAATATGCGGGCTATGTCACCTACCAGTTCGCGCTTGCCGGCTTCACCGTCATGCCCGGCGTCCGGGTCGAGGGCCGCGAATATGATCTGGGGGGCACGACCGGCGTGCCCGACCTCAAGACCACGAGGCTCTTCCCGAGCCTGCACATGGAGCGCCAGCTCGCCCCGTGGCTGACCGGCACGGCCAGCTATTCGCGCCGGATCACCTATCCGCCGATTCAGCTGCTCAACCCCGCCTTGAACTTCAACGACGCGACCACCGCCCAAGCGGGCAATCCCCTGCTCCAGCCGCAGCTCACCGACTCCTACGAGATCAGGCTCCGTGGCGCTGTGGTCCGCCACAATCTCGAGCTCACCGCCTTCCGGCGGACGACCGGGGACATCTGGTCCTTCCGCGGCGAGGTCGATCCGGACGGGGTGCTGGTGACTCGGCCGTTCAACTTCGGGTCGCAGGCGCTGACCGGCGCCGAGATCTCGGCGCGCGGGCCGATTGTCGCGGGCCTGCGCTACGTGCTCACCGCCAACCTCTCGGACCAGAGCCTCGATCCGGACGCCGGCGGACCCCTGCCGAGCCGGCACAGCGCCACCTGGTCGGGGACCGGCCAGCTCGAATATCGGGACGGCCAGGACGGAAGGCGCGGCGCCGACCGCGTCAACCTGACGCTGCGCTATTTCGGTCCCGCCGACACCGGCTTCACCCGCAATTCCGCCATCGCTCTCGCCACCTTCACCTGGTCGCATGCCTTCACCGACCGGTTGTCGGGCGTGCTGACCGTCGCCAATCTCCGGCTGTCGGAGGGGCGGGAAACGACAACCACCGGCATCACCAGCCAGTCGCGCGACCTGTTCGCTCCCGCCTCGCCCCAGCGCGTGACCTTGTCCCTAACCTGGAGCTTCCGCCCGCCGGGCCAGGGCCCGCGCGTGCAGCAGCAGCCCCAGCAGGCGGGCCCGCCAATCCCCGTGCCGCAATAG
- the lepA gene encoding translation elongation factor 4: MTDLEKLRNFSIIAHIDHGKSTLADRLIQQTGGLTAREMTSQVLDNMEIEQERGITIKAQTVRLDYQAADGESYVLNLMDTPGHVDFAYEVSRSLAACEGALLVVDAAQGVEAQTLANVYQSIEHDHEIVPVINKIDLPAADVDKVRKEIEDIVGLPADDAVLTSAKTGIGIAEVLEAIVTRIPPPKGDRAAPLKAMLVDSWYDPYLGVVILIRVIDGAIRKGQQIKFMQSGTTHLVDRVGVFRPKIETLPELGPGEIGFITAQIKDIGQTAVGDTITDAKKPAASALPGFREVQPVVFCGLFPADAADFEKLRESIAKLRLNDASFSYEMETSAALGFGFRCGFLGLLHLEIIQERLTREYDLDLITTAPSVVYDVTLTDGTRREVHNPADWPEANHIVDVAEPWIEAVIYVPDDYLGPILKLCQDRRGIQKNLTYVAGRAQLTYELPLNEVVFDFYDRLKSISRGYASFDYHQIGTREGDLVKMNILVNGEPVDALSMIVHRGAAEARGRQLCERLKDLIPRHLFKIPIQAAIGGKVIARETIAALRKDVTAKCYGGDITRKKKLLEKQKAGKARMREYGSVSIPQEAFIAALRMGEE, encoded by the coding sequence ATGACCGATCTCGAAAAACTCAGAAATTTCAGCATCATCGCCCATATCGACCATGGCAAGTCGACGCTCGCCGACCGGCTGATCCAGCAGACGGGCGGGCTGACCGCGCGCGAGATGACCAGCCAAGTCCTTGATAATATGGAGATCGAGCAGGAAAGGGGGATCACGATCAAGGCCCAGACCGTCCGGCTGGACTACCAGGCCGCGGACGGGGAATCCTACGTCCTCAATCTGATGGACACGCCGGGGCATGTGGACTTCGCCTATGAGGTGTCGCGCAGCCTCGCGGCGTGCGAGGGCGCGCTGCTGGTGGTGGACGCGGCGCAGGGCGTGGAGGCGCAGACGCTGGCCAACGTCTACCAGTCGATCGAGCACGACCATGAGATCGTGCCGGTGATCAACAAGATCGACCTGCCCGCCGCGGACGTGGACAAGGTCCGCAAGGAGATCGAGGACATCGTCGGCCTCCCCGCCGACGACGCGGTGCTGACCAGCGCCAAGACTGGGATCGGCATCGCCGAGGTGCTGGAGGCGATCGTCACGCGCATCCCCCCGCCGAAGGGCGACCGCGCCGCGCCGCTGAAGGCGATGCTCGTCGACTCATGGTACGACCCCTATCTCGGCGTCGTCATCCTCATCCGCGTGATCGACGGCGCGATCAGGAAGGGCCAGCAGATCAAGTTCATGCAATCCGGCACCACCCACCTGGTGGACCGGGTCGGCGTCTTCCGCCCGAAGATCGAGACCCTGCCGGAGCTCGGCCCGGGCGAGATCGGCTTCATCACCGCGCAGATCAAGGATATCGGCCAGACCGCCGTGGGCGACACGATCACCGACGCGAAGAAGCCGGCGGCGAGCGCGCTGCCCGGCTTCCGCGAGGTCCAGCCGGTCGTCTTCTGCGGCCTCTTCCCCGCCGACGCGGCGGATTTCGAGAAATTGCGCGAATCGATCGCCAAGCTGCGGCTCAACGACGCCAGCTTCTCCTACGAGATGGAGACCAGCGCCGCGCTCGGCTTCGGCTTCCGCTGCGGCTTTCTGGGACTCCTCCACCTCGAGATCATCCAGGAGCGGCTGACCCGCGAATATGACCTGGACCTCATCACCACCGCGCCATCCGTCGTCTACGACGTGACGCTGACCGACGGGACGCGCCGGGAGGTCCACAATCCCGCCGACTGGCCCGAGGCCAATCATATCGTGGACGTGGCGGAGCCGTGGATCGAGGCGGTGATCTACGTGCCCGACGACTATCTGGGGCCGATCCTGAAGCTCTGCCAGGACCGGCGCGGCATCCAGAAGAACCTCACCTATGTCGCCGGCCGCGCCCAGCTCACCTACGAGCTGCCATTGAACGAGGTCGTGTTCGATTTCTACGACCGGCTGAAGAGCATCAGCCGGGGCTATGCCAGCTTCGATTATCACCAGATCGGGACCAGAGAGGGCGACCTCGTCAAGATGAACATCCTGGTCAACGGCGAGCCGGTCGACGCGCTCTCCATGATCGTCCACCGGGGCGCCGCCGAAGCGCGCGGTCGCCAGCTCTGCGAGCGCCTCAAGGATCTCATCCCCCGCCACCTCTTCAAGATCCCGATCCAGGCCGCGATCGGCGGCAAGGTCATCGCCCGCGAGACGATCGCCGCGCTGCGCAAGGACGTGACGGCGAAATGCTATGGCGGCGATATCACCCGCAAGAAGAAGCTGCTGGAGAAGCAGAAGGCCGGCAAGGCGCGGATGCGCGAATATGGCAGCGTGAGCATTCCGCAGGAGGCGTTCATCGCGGCATTGCGGATGGGCGAGGAGTGA